The Williamsia sp. DF01-3 genome has a window encoding:
- a CDS encoding arabinosyltransferase domain-containing protein encodes MPVSSHIPRAGTVRWTAIVAGLVGIVLCAITPLLPVDKSTAKIDWPAGQSLSSTTASVTAPLIAQTPQTLDATIPCSLIDSLGTDRGLVLATMPPSAQQFNQKALVVSASASSVSVVFRNELAATAPRDAVGSPQCRDLRIWSNPGGVGAQFVGLGPVGTLGIDQRPQFDGVFTDIPTDDVKAAQAQGLSVTTVVDTRFSSTPTLIKQLALIVGLIAIAVSLICLGRLDWIAGYHRRIGTPAWSKVLRPRVTDLAVIGVLLIWHFLGAGSPDDGYILNMGRASEGAGYLANYYRFYGIAEAPFDWYYSFLALWSEVSASGLWMRIPSLLAGLGSWFILSRVLLPRLGAGVRRSAWAIWAAAAVFTAFWLPFASGLRSESIIILGSLLTWWAVEHAIATRRLLPAALAAMCAGLTLALAPQGVIAVAVLIVGARPMLRVLLERGRDPERGNRVRMLNLAAVVAPSIAAASLVVLVVFRDQTLASVFDAVRTRYIVGPTISWWQEYLRYYFITVTTPDGALTRRVPLLLLLSSVFVTLAVMLRRKKIRAVDPGPAWRVLGATLITLLLMMFTPTKWTIHYGVFAGFAAALAATATIAVAQSAARSVRNLSVFVAGLLFALAAAMAGENAWPFAYNFGISWFDKAPVLAGREVSTIFLVLAVVAGAVAVWQHLRLDYVTNKGLAHGPDASAAEARSDRRRLFIASSPIALIAGFMVICMLAVFAKAALSRYPAYTVLGANFDALRGNSCAMADAVLVEEDPNRGMLTPADGASASDALAGQDPVGFTPNGVAGDLAPEAGSARPGQMNVSASFNKPFVVSGAGAGITGGTGPETVNGSTVALPFGLDPATTPVLGSYGYDSGEASLTTGWYNLPARDASPLLVFSAAGPVFTFNEEGVATFGQQLKVQFGVPNPDGSFTDLGPQIVPIDPGPDKPNRPWRNLRVPMAQVPRDATAMRIVAKDNNVNPKQWLAVTPPRAPQLKTLQDVVGSDSPTLIDLSVASQFPCQQPFSITDGVADLPQWRILPDRVTAASQSKTWQAADDGGVLAVPEALARANTVATYLDDDWYRDWGSLERYTPLVPDAPAAEITTGTEKNWGWSRTGSLRVVPQENE; translated from the coding sequence GTGCCTGTGTCCTCTCACATCCCCCGAGCGGGGACTGTCCGTTGGACCGCAATCGTGGCGGGACTGGTCGGGATCGTGCTGTGTGCGATCACCCCTCTGCTGCCGGTCGACAAATCCACCGCGAAGATCGATTGGCCCGCAGGTCAGTCGCTTTCCAGCACGACCGCGTCGGTCACCGCACCGTTGATCGCGCAGACGCCGCAGACCCTCGATGCGACCATTCCGTGCTCCCTGATCGACAGCCTCGGAACCGACCGGGGCCTGGTGCTGGCGACGATGCCACCGAGCGCCCAGCAGTTCAATCAGAAGGCCCTGGTGGTCTCCGCCTCCGCGTCGTCGGTGTCGGTGGTGTTCCGAAACGAGCTGGCTGCCACGGCGCCCCGCGACGCCGTCGGATCGCCGCAGTGCCGTGATCTCCGGATCTGGTCGAACCCGGGAGGGGTGGGCGCACAGTTCGTCGGTCTCGGTCCGGTCGGCACCTTGGGCATCGATCAACGACCACAGTTCGACGGCGTCTTCACCGACATCCCCACCGACGACGTGAAAGCCGCCCAGGCGCAGGGACTTTCAGTCACCACAGTGGTCGACACGCGCTTCTCCTCCACACCGACCCTGATCAAGCAGCTCGCGCTGATCGTCGGTCTCATCGCGATCGCCGTCTCGCTGATCTGCCTCGGCCGGCTCGACTGGATCGCCGGGTACCACCGACGGATCGGCACCCCCGCCTGGAGCAAGGTGCTGCGACCGCGCGTCACCGACCTGGCCGTCATCGGTGTCCTGCTCATCTGGCACTTCCTCGGCGCAGGCTCACCCGACGACGGCTACATCCTCAACATGGGCCGCGCGTCCGAGGGCGCGGGCTACCTCGCCAACTACTACCGCTTCTACGGCATCGCCGAGGCACCGTTCGACTGGTACTACTCGTTCCTGGCCCTCTGGTCGGAGGTATCGGCCTCGGGACTGTGGATGCGCATTCCATCGCTCCTCGCCGGCCTCGGGTCGTGGTTCATCCTGTCGCGGGTCTTGTTGCCCCGCCTCGGTGCCGGAGTCCGCCGCAGCGCCTGGGCCATCTGGGCGGCCGCGGCTGTGTTCACCGCGTTCTGGCTGCCGTTCGCCAGTGGACTGCGCAGCGAATCGATCATCATCCTGGGGTCCCTGCTGACCTGGTGGGCCGTCGAGCACGCCATCGCGACGCGACGGTTGCTACCGGCCGCCCTCGCGGCGATGTGCGCCGGGCTCACTCTCGCCCTGGCGCCGCAGGGTGTCATCGCAGTCGCCGTGCTGATCGTGGGCGCTCGGCCCATGCTGCGGGTGCTGCTCGAACGCGGCCGCGACCCCGAACGCGGCAACCGCGTGCGGATGCTCAACCTCGCCGCTGTGGTGGCACCGTCCATAGCGGCCGCCTCGCTGGTCGTGCTCGTGGTCTTCCGTGATCAGACCCTGGCATCGGTGTTCGACGCCGTGCGCACGCGCTACATCGTCGGGCCGACCATCTCGTGGTGGCAGGAGTACCTGCGGTACTACTTCATCACCGTCACCACGCCCGATGGCGCCCTGACCCGTCGGGTGCCGCTGTTGCTGTTGCTGTCGTCGGTGTTCGTGACACTCGCGGTGATGTTGCGACGCAAGAAGATTCGTGCGGTCGATCCGGGGCCGGCCTGGCGGGTACTCGGCGCCACGCTCATCACCTTGCTGCTGATGATGTTCACACCCACCAAGTGGACCATCCATTACGGCGTGTTCGCCGGTTTCGCCGCTGCGCTGGCCGCCACGGCCACCATCGCCGTCGCCCAGTCGGCAGCGCGGTCCGTGCGGAACCTCTCGGTCTTCGTGGCGGGACTGCTCTTCGCCCTCGCCGCGGCGATGGCCGGCGAGAACGCCTGGCCCTTCGCCTACAACTTCGGCATCTCGTGGTTCGACAAGGCACCGGTCCTCGCCGGTCGCGAGGTGTCCACCATCTTCCTGGTTCTCGCCGTGGTGGCAGGCGCCGTCGCGGTATGGCAGCACCTGCGCCTCGACTACGTCACCAACAAGGGGCTAGCCCACGGACCTGACGCGTCGGCCGCCGAGGCGCGGTCCGACCGCCGCCGGCTGTTCATCGCCTCCTCCCCCATCGCCCTGATCGCCGGTTTCATGGTGATCTGCATGCTGGCGGTCTTCGCCAAGGCCGCGCTGTCGCGGTATCCCGCCTATACGGTGCTCGGTGCGAACTTCGATGCTCTTCGCGGGAACAGCTGCGCGATGGCGGATGCGGTGCTGGTCGAGGAAGACCCGAACCGGGGGATGCTGACCCCTGCCGACGGCGCATCGGCGTCGGACGCCCTAGCCGGCCAAGATCCCGTCGGCTTCACCCCGAACGGCGTTGCCGGCGATCTGGCACCCGAGGCGGGCTCCGCCCGTCCCGGTCAGATGAACGTGTCGGCCAGCTTCAACAAACCCTTTGTGGTCTCGGGTGCCGGCGCCGGCATCACCGGTGGAACCGGGCCGGAAACGGTCAACGGTTCCACCGTGGCGCTGCCGTTCGGCCTCGACCCGGCCACCACGCCGGTGCTCGGCAGCTACGGTTACGACTCAGGAGAGGCGTCACTGACCACCGGTTGGTACAACCTCCCCGCCCGCGATGCGTCGCCGCTACTCGTGTTCAGCGCGGCGGGACCGGTGTTCACGTTCAACGAAGAGGGTGTGGCAACCTTCGGGCAGCAGCTGAAGGTGCAGTTCGGTGTCCCGAACCCCGATGGGTCGTTCACCGACCTCGGCCCGCAGATCGTGCCCATCGACCCCGGGCCCGACAAGCCGAACCGGCCGTGGCGCAACCTGCGCGTCCCGATGGCGCAGGTCCCCCGGGATGCCACCGCCATGCGAATCGTGGCCAAGGACAACAACGTCAACCCGAAACAGTGGCTTGCGGTCACCCCACCCCGCGCACCGCAGCTTAAGACATTGCAGGACGTTGTCGGATCGGACTCCCCCACGTTGATCGACCTGAGCGTCGCATCTCAATTCCCTTGCCAGCAACCGTTTTCGATCACCGATGGAGTCGCCGACCTCCCGCAGTGGCGCATCCTGCCCGACAGGGTGACCGCCGCGTCGCAGTCCAAGACGTGGCAGGCCGCGGACGACGGTGGTGTGCTGGCCGTGCCCGAGGCGCTGGCGCGGGCGAACACCGTGGCGACCTACCTCGACGACGACTGGTATCGGGACTGGGGGTCGCTCGAGCGTTACACCCCGTTGGTGCCCGATGCTCCGGCAGCCGAGATCACCACGGGGACAGAGAAGAACTGGGGATGGTCACGCACCGGCTCACTGAGGGTGGTGCCGCAAGAAAATGAGTGA